Below is a genomic region from Methanococcus vannielii SB.
AGATTCTTGTCACAATGGGGCCGTCCATTGAAAGGGACTTTTCAAAAATTTCTGATATTATAGATGGCGTAAGATTTAACATGTCTCATGCACCAAAAGCGGAAATTTTAGAATTTCTAGAAATTTTGAACAAAAAGAATATTTCAAAGTTAATGGATTTAAAAGGAAACAAAATACGGATAAAAGAAGTAAATCGGGATAAGTTATTTGAAAACGAGAGAGTTATTTTTGGAAAGGATATAGTTCCAAATTACATGCCAAAGTGTATTGAAAAGGGGCATAGAATACTAATAAATGATGGAAAGGTAGTTTTAATTGTTGAAAATATAGAAAACGACCAAATAATTGCAAAAGTAATAGTTGGTGGAATATTAATCAAAAATATGGGCGTAAATCTTCCAGAAAGCTGTTTTCCAAGTACAATTTCTAAAGAGGATATTGAAAACATTAAATTTGCAATCGAAAACGATTTTGAATATCTTGCACTTTCTTTTGTGAGGACTAAAGAGGAAATAGAAAACTTAAAAGACGTTATAAGATTTTATGGCGGAAAATGTTCGGTTATTGCAAAAATAGAAACTAAAGAAGGTTTAAAAAATATTTCAGAAATATTAGATGTTTCAGATGGGGTAATGATTGCAAGAGGGGATTTAGGTGTCGAAATACCGATAGAATACCTCCCAACGATACAAAAAGATATAATAAAACTTGCAAATGAAAAGGGAAAACTTGTAATTACTGCAACACAAATGCTTGATTCAATGGTAAATAATCCATATCCTACAAGAGCAGAAGTAACGGATATTGCAAATGCAATATTTGACGGTACAGACTGTTTAATGCTTTCAAACGAAACTACAATTGGGAAATACCCTATTGAGTCAGTAAAAACACTTGATAGAGTTTCAAGAGTTTCGGAATGCGACATTTCAAAACATAGAAAAGAATTCCATTTTGAAAAGAAAACAGTATATGCCGGAATTGCTTATGCGGTTGATGCACTTTATAGAAACTTGAATCCAAAAATAGTAATTACTCCAACAACATCCGGCAAAACTCCTTTAAGAATTTCAAAATTCCGGTTCAATTCCCCAATTATTGCACTTGCACCAACACAAATCGTTTTTAGAAAATTGAGGTTAATATGGGGAGTAATCCCTCATAAAATAGACGAAATAGGTGATGTTGACGAGGTATTATTGATATCACGAGAAATTGCAAAAGAACTTGTAAAAAGCGGAATTTATATAGTAACTCTTGGCCACCCTAAAGGGGAGAAAAAAACTAACGTAATAAAGGTTGAAAATATATAAATAGTAAAAAAAATGGATGGAGATTAAATGCACCCTACAAAATCATTAAAAGGATTGAAATCAGACCTTTTATTAAATAAAAAAATTGTTGTTGCAGTTACTTCATCGATTGCCGCAATAGAAGCACCAAAATTAATGAGGGAATTAATTAGGCATGGTGCAGAAGTTCACTGCATAATGACGGAAGAAACAAAGGATATTATTGGAAAATATGCCCTTGAATTTGGATGCGGAAATGAAGTAATTGATAAAATAACGGGAAAAATCGAACATGTTTCTATTTATAACGAGTGCGATGGAATGATAATTTTTCCTGCAACTGCAAATATAATAAGTAAAGTATCGCTAAATATAGCAGATAATATCGTAAATACGACTGCAATGATGTTTTTAGAGAAAAAACCAATTATTATTGCACCGTCAATGCACCAGAATATGCTTGATACAGTTAAAGGACATTTGAAAAATCTCTCTGAAAAAAGAAATGTTCATGTAATGAATTCAAAACTTGAAGAAGAAAAAGCTAAAGCAATATCTATTGAAGAAGTAGTGAATCTTACAATTTTGGTATTTTCCGATAAAAAAGCTGAAAAAGAACGAAAAAAGGTACTCATTTTAGGCGGGGGAACTGTTGAGCCAATTGATAAAGTAAGAGTAATTACGAATCTTTCTTCTGGAAAAACGTGTTTTTCGCTTTCAGAAAGCTTTTGTAAAGCTGGGTACCATGTAGAAGTTATAAAAGGTCTTGGAAAAGATGTTCCATACTATATAAAATCTTACGAAGTTCTAACTGCTAATTCAATGTTAAAAAAGGCACTTGAAGTTGGAAAAGATTTTGATATAATTATTTCATGTGCTGCAATTTCGGATTATACGCCAGAAATAACGATTGATGGAAAAATTGATTCTGAAATTTCAGAACAGACTTTAAAACTAGTTAAAACCCCAAAAGTATTAAATGAACTAAGAAAAAAGTTTCCCAAAAAAATTATCATAGGTTACAAAGCAGAATATGGACTAAATAATGAAGAATTAACGGAAAAAGCATTGGATAGACTTAATAAATATAATCTTAACTTAATAATCGCAAACGACCTTTCAAAGCATTATTTTGGGGACGACTCAACCGAAGTATTTTTTATAACCAAAAAAAGTATCGAACGAGAATATGGGTCAAAAAATAAAATTTCTGAAAAAATAGTTGAAATCGTGAATAAATTATAATTTAGGATATTATTGGATTTTAAAGATTAAATTGGAGTTATTGGAATTGGCGATGCCCTATTTAATAAATTGGATAAAATAGTAGATGGCATAACGTTTAAAATAATAGAAAAGGACGAATTTAACGGAAAAAATTATTGAAGTTGTATCTGGAAAGCATTCTGAAAAAAT
It encodes:
- the coaBC gene encoding bifunctional phosphopantothenoylcysteine decarboxylase/phosphopantothenate--cysteine ligase CoaBC, which gives rise to MHPTKSLKGLKSDLLLNKKIVVAVTSSIAAIEAPKLMRELIRHGAEVHCIMTEETKDIIGKYALEFGCGNEVIDKITGKIEHVSIYNECDGMIIFPATANIISKVSLNIADNIVNTTAMMFLEKKPIIIAPSMHQNMLDTVKGHLKNLSEKRNVHVMNSKLEEEKAKAISIEEVVNLTILVFSDKKAEKERKKVLILGGGTVEPIDKVRVITNLSSGKTCFSLSESFCKAGYHVEVIKGLGKDVPYYIKSYEVLTANSMLKKALEVGKDFDIIISCAAISDYTPEITIDGKIDSEISEQTLKLVKTPKVLNELRKKFPKKIIIGYKAEYGLNNEELTEKALDRLNKYNLNLIIANDLSKHYFGDDSTEVFFITKKSIEREYGSKNKISEKIVEIVNKL
- the pyk gene encoding pyruvate kinase, encoding MEDISKYRKTKILVTMGPSIERDFSKISDIIDGVRFNMSHAPKAEILEFLEILNKKNISKLMDLKGNKIRIKEVNRDKLFENERVIFGKDIVPNYMPKCIEKGHRILINDGKVVLIVENIENDQIIAKVIVGGILIKNMGVNLPESCFPSTISKEDIENIKFAIENDFEYLALSFVRTKEEIENLKDVIRFYGGKCSVIAKIETKEGLKNISEILDVSDGVMIARGDLGVEIPIEYLPTIQKDIIKLANEKGKLVITATQMLDSMVNNPYPTRAEVTDIANAIFDGTDCLMLSNETTIGKYPIESVKTLDRVSRVSECDISKHRKEFHFEKKTVYAGIAYAVDALYRNLNPKIVITPTTSGKTPLRISKFRFNSPIIALAPTQIVFRKLRLIWGVIPHKIDEIGDVDEVLLISREIAKELVKSGIYIVTLGHPKGEKKTNVIKVENI